The Spea bombifrons isolate aSpeBom1 chromosome 7, aSpeBom1.2.pri, whole genome shotgun sequence genomic interval ctccccactcCGCACAGCTTCTTCACTGCTCATTCCTCTGCTCCCTATATCTCACAATGCACACCATCTTCATggctaacacacacgctaacaccaggCACACACCTGCTtcctctaacaccatacagtaacgctcacacactcatacactgaCAGACACACAGTCAGTTGTTTATTAAGTGATAGATATGCACCAGATAATGTCAATTACTGACTTAACCAAGACTTCAAAAGGGTGCTCAAGAGTTACCAAGTAGTGCAGCTTGTCAGATTCTACTTGGTTAAGGAAATATAAGAGCAGATGCTAAATTGTAGACCGTATTCCTACTGGACACTGATGTTACAGTTACAGTTCAGGTTTTAAGTATTTCCTTGAATGATGAAAATGACTACAAAAGATGTCAGTAATTCACCTGTAATCCTATCAAAATATTAGTGAATCATGTGTTAATGAATGAATGCTGATGGGTCTAGTGCTCTATCTCCCTGTGGACCAAGcacagataataaaatattaggaATGGAAGTAGATATTGTCACCAGAAAATAACTTTACTCCTTAACCCTTCAATTGATACATTTAAGGAGAAAGAATAGAAAGCAACCTAGGAAAACTATGTAGTCCACATATCCCAAACTGGTAATGTACGATTCTGCTGCCAGAGAGTCAGAGTgcatatgccccccccccgaatacATCATCATGATTATCAGAGGAAGATGGTGTGTTGTTTGTTGAGACAAGACATATAATAGGGAGCTAACACAATTATGAGGAGCAGAATGCTTTTGCCGGGAACCCCCACATTTCACATGTCCAGAGCTTACTTACTAACCTTATACCTAAACCTTCATTCAGTATCCATATAAGTTGTTTAATTGTGATCTCAAATTACCTGAAGTTAATCTTATTTGaagtcaaagttcaacatttaTTAACATAAGCTACTTTCCCCTTACTTATTGTGCTATCCCCAACGTTTCTTCACTGCTCAATCATTTGCTCCCTCTGATTCATTCTGCAAAGTCTGCAATACCCATCCAGGTTAATATGTCTTAGGGATGTTTAAAATTGCATAAAGGCATTAGTCAAGTTTCCTCGAATTTGAGGAAAGTCAATTGGATATTGAGGAATTGAAGTGGTCAGAGTTAAGGGTTACCACTGATTGGCAATTGTTACCACCCAATTTACTTCCATGTCAACACTTGCAAATACTTGCAAATATTAACaaatgtgattatatatatatatatatatatatatatatatatatatattgtcacgccccatccaggctgcggaacTGCATATCTCTGAATTTCCCAGTCTCTAGCTAGAGTTCCCCTgttgtaatccattcctggatttccatatgctctatCCTGTACTTCTAATTCCTGGATTCCAGTTCTGcactttgcttcagctctgtttcctttataagttgtgtCCCacccattttttatgtttgtctcagtcagcagtctaaagatatgtccttcttggttttgtgtttagattcaatgtttggtttcagcttattagtgattgagtaggcagggtttagcgttaggacccgctgaatattggagtactttggcatagtggtgggctaagcatactatagGCATACGATATGACTAAAtatccaattgttatcatatagtcctaggctagtcctgtatttatgggTGTAGGCTGTCCCTGTACCCTGTATTCCTCATTCTGCAACCTGCTTCTACTCCTCTAGCTCCCTCCTGcctttcctgttcttagctccAGATATCTCTATATCCTGTTATCTTACTGCATACCTCCCGCCGCTATTTCACAGTGCTGGTATGCGGCCACACAATCCTGATGGCCCAACACACAGGGAAGTGTGCTCTTGCACGGTGACTCCTGCAattccatctttgggcgctctgggtcgtTACAGTCGtgacatatatacacagtatatgagGCTATAAAGGCATGGGTAATTGTGTTAAATATCTGTGCATTTGGGGATCTTTTGACTGCAATAAGAGGCATGTTTgtgatatagttatatataggcTACATTAGCATGAATTACACTAAAGAAGATATGTTTCAAGATGGTCGCTAAAAAACTCTCTAGTTTGAGTAATTGGGATAATACTTAGATCAACATCACTTAAATAGCTTATTGTCATGCTTTAAGAATAAAACTGATGAATACAGCTTAGAAAAAACAACAGAGGTTCGTATATATATAGGTACCATAGAACTTTATTATTCATTGTCAATTTAATGTTGTCTAAAAGATTTTCTTGAAGGACCCAACTCTGGCATTCATGGCACCCCAATCTCTGAATCTTCTGTATTCTCCTGGCCTCAGGTAATACTGCCGTCCTCTATAATTGGGTTCTtcataaaaaatccaataaCCATCAAACACATTGCAAGACTGAATGTCATGGTGATTAAAACTGTCAAATACTGAAGGGCAGTCATCCGCAGCCTCCAACATTTTGCCTCCAAAGTTATTTCGTTCATACAATCTCAGTCGATAACATCCCCCATGCTGTAatgatagaaaataataattattagaataAAAGTAAATGATGAAATGGCAATGGCATCTATCACATTAGAAcagtttatttgttgttttatggtTCCGGTGTTTCCAACAGCTTTTAGTATTCAgttataaatgataaataaacacCAGAGTACACCATTCTCAATGTTATTTAGAGAAATCCAAGTAGCTGAGAGTGACTCCTGGTAGCTGGAAAACATGTTTCCAGTGGGTTTAAGAAGAAGCAGATACTGTTTTGCCAGAACCAGAATCATCTTATTTTAAGAGAGGAGAAACCCTGTTATCTTTGTGGCCTATAAACAAAATGGCTTCATGATGTAATGTAATTGATGTAGGTAATTCAGCTTTAATCCTATCAAAATATTAGTGAACCATGTGTTAATGAGTGAATGCTAATGGATCTAGTGCTCTATCTCCCTGTGGACCAAGcacagataataaaatattaggaATGGAAGTAGATATTGTCACCAGAAAATAACTTTACTCCTTAACCCTTCAATTGATACATTTAAGGAGAAAGAATAGAAAGCAACCTAGGAAAACTACGTAGTCCACATATCCCAAACTGGTAATGTACGATTCTGCTGCCAGAGAATCAGAGTGCATATGCCCCCCCCGAATACATCATCATGATTATCAGGGGAAGATGGTGTGTTGTTTGTTGAGACAAGACATATAATGGGGAGCTAACACAATTATGAGGAGCAGAATGCTTTTGCCGGGAACCCCCACATTTCACATCTCCAGAGCTTACTTACTAACCTTATACCTGAGTACACACTTTGTATAAATATGAGTGGTTTTTCCAAGTACACTGAACTGAAAGATACGTAGGTCAAGTACACTTTACCATTATGAAGCAAAACATCCATGCTTACTTGTGGAACTGCTAGACAAGATCTGATAGTATCATTAAAACCCATCCATTCTTGAAAGTTTGGATATTCTCCCCTCTTTATGAAATACTGGTATCCCATGTAGTTTAGACGCTCATATATCATCCAGCATCCATTCAAGACACGGATGGAGCCGCATTGATTTAGGTAAATGGTTAAATTAGGACAATCACTGCGGCACTCAAAGCTGCGACCCTGATAGTTCTTttcttcataaaatattaacatctgtaagaaaaaaacaacaacaaaatattacaaaatatgcaCCAAAGTGTATAATATGTCATATAAAACAGTACTTGAATGTTGAATACATAATTAGGGATGGAACACATATACCGAAGAGGTGCAGGGTGTGAAATACTTGATGCATGAATAAAAGAaggtgaaatatataaaataatcaataggtatttcacattttttcaaGTCTATTACTTACAAAAAGGACGTTTATTTCAAGGAGGAGAAAtgagaacaagaggtcatgttctaaaactagagggtcagaggtttagacgTACTGCAAGGAAGTTGTAGTTGACCAAAAGGGTCATAGATAaacggtagaggctaatacacagatttaaccccttaatgacaaagcctgtacaaatATTGACAATGACAAATATTTTAGCAGCTGGtgaattatttcaaaatattaccACAACTTATAGAGATTTGTTAGTCAGTCAATGTAAATTTGCCTTAATATCCACAGTACACATGCTTTTTCTAACCTATAACATCATAATACTAATTCTAGCTTCCCAAATTctcaataatcacaataatgttcaagtgaaaaaaaaaaaaaattctcaagaaaaaaaacatcatgcaATAGAGAAGAAAGCAATtactaaaaaaacaactatataagtaaaaaaaaaaccaaacaaacaaaactatataatgctttcttacctttcttATTTTAGGATGATATGCGTATTCTGTAGAAGTAGTAATAGTTTAGTGAAAGACAATGAACAACAACTGCTCTTTATATACATCACATGAATCAGACAAAAGACAACGTTTTGCCCAGTTCTGTGAAGATACTGTTGACATCAACATTattctttgtatttattatctatGGTGAAACCAACtactttttaaaagttttcaaatATTGTTTAAAGGTCGGCTTTTTGTATTTCTGGATTTTTGACAGCAGTCGAAGTGTCTAATCTTTCGGAATCGCAATCCTTTCAAACCCTACAAATCCCATGCATatgttttatgtggtttctGAGAaccaaactgcagaaaaaaatgcattttcttccaTATGATGCGGATCCAGAGATCTTCACATTTAAATCTGAAAACACAAGCACCCCCCATACACAATTAATTAACCTGTTGGTTGCACATGCGTGCTGGAGGCTGCTCAGACCTGTCAATCAATCACTACTCCTATCAGGCTGTGTGCGGTACCAGAGAGCTGCAATCACCGCTCCGCTGTTGTACTGGATATGTTTT includes:
- the LOC128501379 gene encoding gamma-crystallin M2-like, encoding MLIFYEEKNYQGRSFECRSDCPNLTIYLNQCGSIRVLNGCWMIYERLNYMGYQYFIKRGEYPNFQEWMGFNDTIRSCLAVPQHGGCYRLRLYERNNFGGKMLEAADDCPSVFDSFNHHDIQSCNVFDGYWIFYEEPNYRGRQYYLRPGEYRRFRDWGAMNARVGSFKKIF